A stretch of Triticum aestivum cultivar Chinese Spring chromosome 1D, IWGSC CS RefSeq v2.1, whole genome shotgun sequence DNA encodes these proteins:
- the LOC123180017 gene encoding histone H2A.2.1 has product MDGSKAKKVAAKKFGGPRKKSVTKSIKAGLQFPVGRIGRYLKKGRYAQRVGSGAPVYLAAVLEYLAAEVLELAGNAAKDNKKTRIVPRHLLLAIRNDQELGRLLSGVTIAHGGVIPNINPVLLPKKAAEKAEKAGAAPKSPKKTTKSPKKATKA; this is encoded by the exons ATGGACGGCAGCAAGGCGAAGAAGGTGGCGGCGAAGAAGTTCGGCGGGCCGAGGAAGAAGTCGGTGACCAAGTCCATCAAGGCTGGGCTCCAGTTCCCCGTCGGCCGCATCGGGCGCTACCTCAAGAAGGGCCGCTACGCCCAGCGCGTCGGCTCCGGCGCCCCCGTCTACCTCGCCGCCGTCCTCGAGTACCTCGCAGCCGAG GTGCTGGAGCTGGCCGGGAACGCCGCCAAGGACAACAAGAAGACCCGGATCGTGCCCAGGCACCTGCTGCTGGCCATCCGCAACGACCAGGAGCTCGGGAGGCTGCTGAGCGGCGTCACCATCGCCCACGGCGGCGTCATCCCCAACATCAACCCGGTGCTGCTCCCCAAGAAGGCCGCTGAGAAGGCTGAGAAGGCCGGCGCCGCCCCCAAGTCGCCCAAGAAGACCACCAAGTCCCCCAAGAAGGCCACCAAGGCCTAG
- the LOC123180016 gene encoding soluble inorganic pyrophosphatase 4 (The sequence of the model RefSeq protein was modified relative to this genomic sequence to represent the inferred CDS: added 18 bases not found in genome assembly) encodes MAPAIEAVEKVKVASTPVKPPVLNERILSSMTRRPGSAHSWHDLEIGPDAPTIFNCVIEIPRGSKVKYELDKKTGLIMVDRVLYSSVVYPHNYGFIPRTLCDDSDPMDVLVIMQEPVVPGCFLRAKAIGLMPMIDQGEADDKIIAVCADDPEYKHFNDIKELPPHRLAEIRRFFEDYKKNENKEVAVNDFLPATAAYEAIQHSMDLYATYVVEGLRR; translated from the exons GCAGTGGAGAAGGTCAAGGTGGCAAGCACACCCGTTAAGCCTCCTGTTCTTAATGAAAGAATACTGTCATCCATGACCCGCAGACCTGGTTCAGCGCATTCATGGCATGATCTTGAGATAG GCCCTGATGCACCAACTATCTTCAACTGT GTCATTGAGATACCTAGGGGCAGCAAGGTTAAATATGAACTTGACAAGAAAACTGGACTGATAATG GTGGACCGTGTGCTTTATTCATCAGTGGTGTACCCTCACAACTATGGATTCATTCCCCGCACGCTGTGTGATGACAGTGATCCGATGGATGTGCTAGTTATTATGCAG GAGCCAGTTGTGCCGGGCTGTTTCCTCCGCGCAAAGGCCATTGGCCTCATGCCTATGATTGACCAG GGAGAGGCAGATGATAAGATCATTGCAGTGTGCGCTGACGACCCTGAGTACAAGCATTTCAATGATATCAAGGAGCTCCCACCTCACCGGTTGGCTGAAATCAGACGCTTCTTTGAGGACT ACAAGAAGAATGAGAACAAGGAAGTTGCTGTGAACGACTTTCTGCCCGCGACTGCTGCTTACGAGGCCATTCAGCATTCCAT GGATCTGTATGCTACTTACGTCGTGGAGGGCCTGCGGAGGTAG